The DNA sequence AATTTTCGAGGCCACGGTCGAAGAGAAGCTGGATCAGCCGACCTTCATCACCGAATACCCCACGGAAGTGTCACCCCTGGCGCGGCGAATGGATGCCAAGCCCGAGGTGACCGAGCGGTTTGAGTTCTTCGTGGGTGGCCGCGAGCTGGCCAACGGTTTCTCGGAGCTTAACGACGCCGAAGATCAGGCCGAACGCTTCAAGGAGCAGGTGCGGGAAAAAGACGCCGGTGACGATGAGGCCATGCACTACGACGCGGACTATGTACGCGCCCTGGAATACGGCCTGCCGCCGACCGCGGGGCAGGGCATAGGCATCGACCGTCTGGTCATGCTGTTCGCCAACGCCGCCTCCATCCGCGACGTGCTGTTGTTCCCCCATATGCGCCCAGAACACTAAACCCAGCGCAATGGCACTACGATACTCTGCGTAGGGCGGGTAAGCGCAAAGCGCGCACCCGCCGTTACCAAAGCACGAAGCGCCGCGCCCAAAGCATTCGAACCATCACGAGACTTCACCCATGAACGTCATCGATATCACTCTCGACAACGCCCAACAGTACGTCATCGACGAATCTTTCAAGCGTCCCGTGCTGGTGGACTTCTGGGCCGACTGGTGCGGCCCCTGCAAAACCCTGATGCCCCTGCTGGAAAAGCTCGCTGACGAATACAGCGGCGAGTTCCTGCTGGCCCGGATCAACGCCGACGAGCAGCAGATGCTGGCGTCGCAGTTTCAGGTTCGCAGCCTGCCCACGGTGATGTTGATCAAAGACGGCCAGCCTCTGGATGGGTTCACTGGCGCCCAGTCGGAGGTGCAGGTGCGGCAAATGCTGGAGCAGCACCTGCCCAAGGCGTGGGAGCGGGACCTTCAGCAGGCTCAGGCGATGCTGGAGGCCGGGCAGTACGGTGAGGCGTTGCCGGTGCTACAGCGGGTGTATGAAGAGTCTGGCCGAAACCCACAGATCGCCTGCATGGTGGCTCACGCCCAAGTGGAGCTGAATCGGCTCGAAGAGGCGGAAACGACCCTGTCCAACGTAAAACTGGCGGATCAGGATACCCTCTACGAGCAGGTGAAAGCCAAAATCGAATTGAAAAAGCAGGCCGCCAAAACCCCGGAAATCGAGTCCCTGGAGCAGGCCCTCGAGGCCGATCCGGACAATCTGGAAACGCGCTACAAGCTGGCGGTTCAGTACAATCAGGAAGGCTATCAGAAGCCGGCGCTGGAGCTGTTGATCGAGGTGCTGCGCAAGGATCTGGGCTACGCCGACGGCGCGGCCCGGAAAACCCTGACGGATATTATCGCGGCGTTGGGGAAGGGCGATCCGTTGGCGATCGAGTATCAGCGGAAGTTGTTTACGTTGCTGTACTAAATTGGTGTGTCGGATTACGCACCTTGTCCTAATCCGACCTACGAACCGTAGCCTTTGATCGGCCCTCTCTGTGCGTCAATGTTGCTAGTTCCCGGAACGAGATGCAGCCACCGCGGAGGCTGGGTATCCCCTTGTGAGACCGTCGCCTGCCTGGATGGCAGGCGATCGAGCCTACATGGACGTATTTACGGCGTGTCTCACAAGGGGATACCCAGGCGGAGCACTCTGTTCAGACTCCCACGCCAAAAAGAAACCCCCAGTCCGGTAAGGGCTGGGGGTTTCTTTGTTAGCGCCTGACGTGCCGATCGTCGTTACTACTCACTGGCGCTCTTCTCAAACATCCCTTTTCAGTTCTTTTTTGACCGAAAAAATGCCGATTTTTCAGGCACCCGGGGCGATGTCGCTCGCCCTCAAGGTGAATCCACTATAGAATAAATTGACAGCGCTGTCACCCCGTTTGGACAAATTTCTTGCTTGGCGTCGGCGGTGGCCCGGAAGACCGGGAAAAATGCGACTCAGGCGCGGCGGGGCACTTGTCAACGGGGCGTCTTTTCAGGATAGTGCGCCTTCCAGCTACTTTCGACGGAGCTCTCTGTGGCCAAAGCGACCATCGACAATGTTGCCGCCCTGGCGGGCGTCTCTATAAAAACCGTATCCCGGGTGGTGAACAAAGAGCCGAACGTTCGGCAGGCAACGCGGGACAAGGTGTTGAAAGCCATTGATGAGCTCGATTATCGGCCCAATCTCTCGGCGCGCAGTCTGGCGGGAAACCGCTCATATGTGATTGGTCTGCTCTACGACAACCCCAGTGCCAACTACGTCATCGACGTACAGGACGGGGTGTTGTCGACCTGCCGCTCCCAGGGGTACGACGTGCTGATTCACCCCTGCAATCATCAGGACCCCGACATCGGCCGGGAAATCCGGGATCTGATGCGCCAGACCCGTATCGACGGCGTTATCCTCACGCCGCCATTGTCGGACGTGATGCCAATTCTGGAGGTGTTGAAAGAGCGGCAGTTGCCCTTCGTGCGTATTGCCCCGACCATCGATAAGCCGATCAGTCCTTACGTTGAAACCAATGACGCTGAAGCAGCCTACGATATGACCTGCGAGTTGATTGCGCTCGGGCATGAGCGTATCGGCTTTGTGGCGGGGCACCCGGATCACCGGGCGGTCAGCCACCGGTTTGAAGGCTACCGGGCGGCTCTGGTGGAGAATGACATTCCTCTGGATGAGGCGCTGGTAGTGCAGGGGTTTAACTCGTTCGAGTCCGGCGAAGAGGCGGCTGATGTGCTGCTCGCCCTAGAGCAGGCTCCCACTGCGATCTTTGCCGCCAACGATGACATGGCGGCGGGGGTCATGATGGTGGCGCATCAGAAGGGGTTGCGCATCCCGGGAGATCTGTCGGTGGCTGGCTTCGATGATACGCCGGTGGCTCATCAGATCTGGCCCTCCCTGACGACGGTTCGTCAGCCGATTCAGGCCATGGCCCAGAAGGCGACCGA is a window from the Marinimicrobium koreense genome containing:
- a CDS encoding LacI family DNA-binding transcriptional regulator, yielding MAKATIDNVAALAGVSIKTVSRVVNKEPNVRQATRDKVLKAIDELDYRPNLSARSLAGNRSYVIGLLYDNPSANYVIDVQDGVLSTCRSQGYDVLIHPCNHQDPDIGREIRDLMRQTRIDGVILTPPLSDVMPILEVLKERQLPFVRIAPTIDKPISPYVETNDAEAAYDMTCELIALGHERIGFVAGHPDHRAVSHRFEGYRAALVENDIPLDEALVVQGFNSFESGEEAADVLLALEQAPTAIFAANDDMAAGVMMVAHQKGLRIPGDLSVAGFDDTPVAHQIWPSLTTVRQPIQAMAQKATDLLLKQLKGKDVQLPASMLSSSLIRRDSTGKPIPHKR
- the trxA gene encoding thioredoxin — translated: MNVIDITLDNAQQYVIDESFKRPVLVDFWADWCGPCKTLMPLLEKLADEYSGEFLLARINADEQQMLASQFQVRSLPTVMLIKDGQPLDGFTGAQSEVQVRQMLEQHLPKAWERDLQQAQAMLEAGQYGEALPVLQRVYEESGRNPQIACMVAHAQVELNRLEEAETTLSNVKLADQDTLYEQVKAKIELKKQAAKTPEIESLEQALEADPDNLETRYKLAVQYNQEGYQKPALELLIEVLRKDLGYADGAARKTLTDIIAALGKGDPLAIEYQRKLFTLLY